The sequence AGGAAATCCAATTATACAAAAAATACTACATCTAGTCTGGggtagatatatttatttttggtaacaTACATTAAGTGGCACTAATTACACAGTAACTATAAGGTAACTAACATGAAACCACAGAACTGTAACTCTGCCACAGCTGCATGAACTTGGGCTTTTCTGGTTGAGCCCATTTTCAAAAAACTGCCCACCCCAGAGCTATGCCAACAAAATCTGTTAATGAGTAAAGCCCTGAAGTGGTGACTCACCAGAGTACCTTGCAGCTGACAGATAATAGGCAGGACATGTTAGTTATAAAGTAGTTACAGCCTAATTCACAAAAGTTACCAACTGTTTCTCTTTCTAGAAAGAAGCAAGAAGTTAAGAAATTCCTTGAATTAGCGCCTGGTGTGTCAGGTGGGAGTGCAGAGGAGGGCTGTTAGAGCAGTGTCAAAAGGACCCTGGTGGGCCAGACGGGTTGGACATCATTAATAATCATAGTTGGCTTCTAAATACTGGTAGCAAGATGACTTCTGATTTGTAATCTTAGGTAAATTATAGATAAATGAAAAAGGCCAGTAATCATACACTAAGATTAATAAACAGCACTTCAAAATTAACCGCATAAGGGCTGTGCTTGCAGCAAGGTTTCACAAGACAAGGCACCCAGATTTTTTCTTCCCACGTCTAGCTTGCAGAGCAGCTCTCGTAGCCATTTCAAAAACCTCTCTCACTCCATCTTTGGTCTTTGCTGAACACTCCATGTACCCAAAAGCACCAATCCTGTTTGCCATATCTCTGCCTTCTTCAGGTTTCACCGGCTcctagcaaaaagaaaaaacagtcctTTTAGCTAATAGTGTGGCATACATATAGTAAGTAAAGAGTATTCAAATTCAgcttaaagactttttttttcttgttttgcaacagttttactcttgtcagtcgcccaggctgggctgcaatggtatgatctcagctcactgcaacctccatctcctgggttcaagcgattctcctgcctcagcctcctgagtggctgggactacaggtgcccaccaccacacccagctaattttttagtagagatgggggtttcaccagtttggccagactggtctcgaactcctgaccacgtgatctgcccaccccggcctcccaaagagctggaattacaggcatgagccactgtgcccagtcttaaaaaaagactttttttttttttttgagacaaagtctggctctgtcgcccaggctggagtacagtggcgcaatctcggctcactgcaacctctgcctcccgggttcacgccattctcctgcctcagcctcctgagtagctgggactacaggcgcccgccaccacacccagctaattttttgtatttttagtagaaacggggtttcaccgtgttcgccaggatggtctcgacctcctgaccttgtgatccgcccgcctcagcctcccaaagtgagccactgcgcccggccaaaaaaaaaaagacttttaaaagctGTTAAACTTGGctatgtgcggtggctcacgcctgtaatcccagcattttgggaggctgagctgggcagatcacgaggtcaggagatcaagaccatcctggccaacatggtgaaacacctctttactaaaatataaaaaattagccaggcatggtggcgggcacctgtaatcccagctactcaggaggctgaggcaagggaattgcttgaacctgggaggcggaggttgcagtgagccaagatcgtgccacagcactctagcctggcaacagactgagactcctcaaaaaaaagaaaaaaaaaaagaaaaaaagctaaatttatgaaatttaaaaactgacataTGGTAACTACCCCCTACCAAACATAAAATCTCTAATAAACATGGTataggccggacgcagtggctcaagcctgtaatcccagcactttgggaggccaagacgggcggatcacgaggtcaggagatcgagaccatcctggctaacacggtgaaaccccatctctactaaaaaatacaaaaatctagccaggcgaggtggcgggcgcctgtagtcccagctactcaggaggctgaggcaggagaatggcgtaaacccgggaggcggggcttgcagtgagctgagatcaggccactgcagtccagcctgggcaacagagcgagactccgtcttaaaaaaaaaaaaaaaaaaaaaggccgggcgcggtggctcaagcctgtaatcccagcactttgggaggccgaggtgggcggatcacaaggtcaggagatcgagaccacagtgaaaccccgtctctactaaaaatacaaaaaattagccaggcgcggtggcgggcgcctgtagtcccagctactcaggaggctgaggcaggagaatggcgtgaacccaggaggcggagcttgcagtgagccgagatcgcaccactgcactccagcctgggcaacagcgtgagactccgtctcaaaaaaaaaaaaaaaaaacaacaacaaaaaaaaaaaaaaaaaaaaacaaaaaaacatggtaTACACTGGGAAGCAGACAGAGGGAAGAGGTCAGAGGAGGCCTGGAAGGTTAAGGAGTCAATCAAGGGCAAAATTACTTAAGCTACCAATCCAGGACTAAATGCCCTGAAGGAAATACAGCCTACCCTTGACATTCAGACAAAGAAACCTGAGTAAGAGAACTTAGGTTGAAGATCTCAGTGCCTCTCCAGTGAGGAAGCCCTGCCATTACGTCAGCTGGTTTCTGAGAGGCCAAGATGCCATATCCATCATCACTTTTAAAAAGGCATTGGGAGTGGTAGAGTGGGAAGGCATTAGGGGCTTTCTATCTGGACTCCCAGCCTTCATGATTTCCTTATCTTTCAGTTGCCACTAATTTATCTTTGGCCTCACATGTACCAAAGTAATAGCTGGGGAAGGCAATCAAGAGTCTAacagggccaggcctggtggctcacgcctgtaatcccagtactttgggaggtcaaggcgggtggatcacctgaggttgggagtttgagaccagcctgaccaacatggagaaaactcatctctactaaaaatacaaaaattagccaggcgtggtggcacatgcctataatcccagctttccgggaggctgaggcaggagaatcgcttaaacctgggaggcagaggttgcaatgagccgagatagcaccactgcactccagcctgggcaacaaaagcaaaactgcgtctcaaaaaataaaaattaagggtctaggccgggcgcggtggctcaagcctgtaatcccagcactttgggaggccgagatgggcggatcacgaggtcaggagatccgagaccatcctgggtaacacagtgaaaccctgtctctactaaaaatacaaaaacttagccgggcgaggtggcaggcgcctgtagtcccagctactcgggaggctgaggcaggagaatggcgtgaacccgggaggcggagcttgcagtgagctgagatccggccactgcactccagcctgggtgacagagcgagactccgtctcaaaaaaaaaaaaaaaaaaaaattaagggtcTAACAgacgccaggcacagtggctcacacatgtaatccctgcactttggaaggcaaaaacaggcagatcacttgaggtcaggagttcaagaccagcctggccaacatggtgaaaccccatctctacttcaaacaaacaaacaaacaaacaaacaaaactagccaggcatggtggagggcgcttgtaagtcccaactactcgggagtctgaggcagaagaatcacttgaaccccggacgcggaggttgcagtgagctgagattgcaccaatgcactccagcctgggtgacagaatgagactccatatcaagaaaaagaaagttcctACATCTAAAGCCACTGACTACTTGCTACTGATGAAATGGTTCATTCCCAGGCCAGCAGTCCTTACGGGCATAGCACTACCTCATAAAAAACATTCCATCTCACAGAACTAGTGAACTACTTTAGGGATCTTCTGTGAAGATCCCAATAAATGAGGGTCAGAGGGCCAGAGAGGGGCTTCTGAGCCTCTAAAACAACCTGGCCTGTGAAGGTTTCTGCTGGGCTCCCCAAACCTCCAACCTTGGGGCCATAGTTCAAGAATACTACAAGACAGTCCTGCCCCAGATCATGCCTGCTTCATCTTGGCTAGCTCCCGCCTTGTGTGCTCATCATTCCGAAGATCCTTCTTATTCCCAACCAGGATGATGGGCACGTTGGGACAGAAATGCTTGACTTCCGGGGTCCACTTTTCTGGgatgttttctgaaaaaaaaaatgtagagaattTGGGGATACATACAATTCTATCTTGAAGACTTTCCAAGAACCTCAGTGAAATTCAGAGACACTTTCTTTGTGGCTTCAGAAGAATGCTAGACATTTAATGAAACCCACTAGtttcaaaaccataaaaaagGGCAAATATAATCCCTTTCCTTTAAACAGAGAACCACCAGCTTTTTCTCAGTATAGCCAAGAATG is a genomic window of Macaca mulatta isolate MMU2019108-1 chromosome 2, T2T-MMU8v2.0, whole genome shotgun sequence containing:
- the RHOA gene encoding transforming protein RhoA isoform X4, translating into MCFSIDSPDSLENIPEKWTPEVKHFCPNVPIILVGNKKDLRNDEHTRRELAKMKQEPVKPEEGRDMANRIGAFGYMECSAKTKDGVREVFEMATRAALQARRGKKKSGCLVL
- the RHOA gene encoding transforming protein RhoA isoform X3, giving the protein MAAIRKKLVIVGDGACGKTCLLIVFSKDQFPEVYVPTVFENYVEDYDRLRPLSYPDTDVILMCFSIDSPDSLENIPEKWTPEVKHFCPNVPIILVGNKKDLRNDEHTRRELAKMKQEPVKPEEGRDMANRIGAFGYMECSAKTKDGVREVFEMATRAALQARRGKKKSGCLVL
- the RHOA gene encoding transforming protein RhoA isoform X1, which codes for MAAIRKKLVIVGDGACGKTCLLIVFSKDQFPEVYVPTVFENYVADIEVDGKQVELALWDTAGQEDYDRLRPLSYPDTDVILMCFSIDSPDSLENIPEKWTPEVKHFCPNVPIILVGNKKDLRNDEHTRRELAKMKQEPVKPEEGRDMANRIGAFGYMECSAKTKDGVREVFEMATRAALQARRGKKKSGCLVL
- the RHOA gene encoding transforming protein RhoA isoform X5 — encoded protein: MAAIRKKLVIVGDGACGKTCLLIVFSKDQFPEVYVPTVFENYVADIEVDGKQEPVKPEEGRDMANRIGAFGYMECSAKTKDGVREVFEMATRAALQARRGKKKSGCLVL